TAGGGGAATGCAAAACTgacaagatcagcatctaggggcaacttcactcGACACCATTGGAGGAGCAGCAGGTTCCGTGGCTGCAGGTTCCAGAGTGATCACATATGTTCAGGGTGGCTCTGCAGACATGTGATAAACTCCTGCACAGCTTTGCCCTCAAAGCAGATCTGGTACACAGAGGCAAACAACGGAAACCTACAAGACAAAACATTGCACTAAATCTCAGCAAGATGTGGTTCCATTAGCAGCACTCACACATTTATTGAGGAGAGCTTCAGCTCATATTTGCAGCTAATTTGATGAAAATGTTTGTGGTGAATGAGTAGAGGAATATTGGAGGAACATTTGTAAGTCATTAAATGTATTAACGGTAGGCTCGGTGACGCACGAAGTACACAAAAATATCGGGCCACAATTTCCACAAGAGCGTTGAAGCATGAGGCTAAACGTCTTCACTATGTTTCCCATGTTGTAGTAGCGTGAAGTGGAACTgtgcacatgcgcagatactCTGTGTGACTGCGCAAGGGCAAGCAAAGTCATATCGCCGAGTCTCACTTTAAGGTGAAAGAGTTGTACTCACTTGCTGATCATGTCTCTCTTCTTGAGAATTTTGAACACCTCAGCGGAGGTTTGTGGGCCTTGGAGCTTCTGACCATTGAGCATCTCAGCCTCTAGCTCTTCAATAGACTGGAAAGGTATGCAACATAGTTActtaaagcacacacacacacaagtttctTGAAGTGATGGATATTAATATCTTGACCGTTATCAACCTGACAAAACAGTTAAAAGTTGCACTGGTCACAGCACATTCACATCCTTGAGTCGTATTTGTCACCTTGGATGTCTTGGCGAAGGCCTCGGCCACCTTGCGGTTGCGCCCCCCGTAGCAGGTGGTGATCAGGTCGGCGACGCCACAGCTCTCCAGGAAGGTCACAGAGGAAACCTGGCCCTTACAGAACAGCTTGGTGAAGGCGATCATCTCCATCAGCCCAAGCCGGATCACCGCAGCCTTGGTGTTGTCCCCAAAGCCCAGACCGTCACAGAACCCAGCGCCCACCGCTACAATATTCTGGGAAGGGGAGAGTGGGGAAGGAACCATAAGTGTTTTCTGCAGTTTTCTACTCTATTTCTATCAATATTATGATTCATggtttgtaaaaaataaaaaaataaaaacatttgacaaTGTGAGCAAATAAAACAGAGGTGCAAGTGCAATGAAACATAGGCCTCCTGTGTAAGTTACGTTCACGATGTAGCAGAAGTTCTTCTCTTTGAATGTAAATTGTACCTTGAGAGCCCCACAGAGTTCTACTGTGTCACTCTCCTGCACCACGGTGATCCTGAAGTTGGGAGTCTGCAGCAGCTCTTTAAAGATATGTCCGTTTGCTTCGTTCTTCGCTCCTGTTTAGGTAGTGATAGAAAGTCAAGGTACACATAACTGCATCAGTGGGAGTTGCAACACAAGCCGAGGAGGACACAAAACATTACAGCACTATCCTAGATAATATTATGGAATAATATTTTACCAATTGTGGTCTCACAGAACTTCTCATCAGCCACTTCGTTGGCAATGTTGGCCCCCATCAGGACGCTAACCTCGATTTCCAGTTTCTCACGGATGATGTCAGAGATGAGCTTCAAGCCCTCGGGGCCTTCATCGATGCCCTGAATAAGGACCAGGGCAGAAAAGAGATCTTAGGCTGCCTTCAATCACTCATTTTGTAACATATACCCTAGTTACCAGCATTTGGGTGGCAGCATTTTTTTTTAGACTAGGCTGCTGTTACATAATGAGTGTAAAATCATAGCCATGATGATAAATTCATACAGCTGAGAGTTTTCCTGGGTGATAAGAAGCCCGATATGAAGCCAGAGTAAAGTCAGACTTATACATTTTTATAGATTTTAGCAATGGTTTTTCTAAGTGAGAGCTGGTGTGAAAAAGAGCCAAATGACATTACTTTGATGAGGGATATCCCAATGGTTCCCTGTGCAATATGAGGTTTCATCTGATCGCATAGCCTCCCAATGAACTGATGTGGAATGACAAAGATCAGTATGCTGGCCCCTTTCACCGCTTCTGTGATTTCTGGAACAGCAACCTGGTAAATTGGAGTGGGAAAAGATAGCATGATACACTGTACTATTCATGATGGATGTTACTATGTAGTAGCATTTATCGTGAATCTACATTacgcagtggaggctgctgaggggaggacggctcataataatggctggaacggagcgaatggaatggcgtCAGACACGTAGAGACCATGGGTTTGATAACAATCCATTTTTtcccactccagccattaccgtGATCCCGTCCTCCCCGatcaaggtgccaccaacctcctgtgattacAATATGTTATGTTATTTTGTTACAGGGTCGTTTAAGGAATTGACATAAGGGGCGGCTGGATACAATAACACACGCATTAAGTCTTGGCATAGTGGAAAGCAAGGTATGTCAGACTGGTAGGCCGTTCAGAGAATGCCAACTACCTTAAGCATCTACCCATGAAGGTATATTCTGGccgggggagttttgttaagagccccGACGCTCGTTCTGAACGTTAACATGATTCACTTGCGGTACGGTTTTGGAAATATAAGGAAAGTATCTTTCATAGCAGCAAGAATTAATATCCCAAAAAATTATGTCTAAATTACTACACACCTTTTAAAGTATGTCTGGGAAtttccagggacctcacaataccaTATTATCACGACATTTAGGTgccaatacgatatgtattgcgattctcacaattctatgTATTgagattcgatactgtgattttattgcgattcgatgtgCCAAACGGTTCACCATAGCTGCAGAGGGACAAGCAAGAACATGAGAAAACGAGTTTGgatcagtcagggaaataaaagtgctgaaaacaaattggatCCCTGCTTAAAAaggagatggagaacaagctaggAAAACAAGCTAAGGAAAAATACAGGACAACtaacaaaaaaaatcatattgCGATAATGTCAAAACTACATGATTtattgtcaaaaataatatcctgaTATGTAACTGTCTAGATTTCTTACCCCAGCACTATTTTATAAGGTTAGGGTTTGTGTTCCCATATGGCCATGTTACAGCGCTTTATTAAGGAAGACTAATGGAAGGCAGAGAagaccacctgtgctaattagataTCTAGCGTGcttgaacacctgtgtgtaagcgTAACTGGAAAGGAAGTGTAGTTTTGTCGTCTGGAGGAACACAGTTGGCATGATATTGATCCCATACCTTGCATACATACAGCCCTATGGTTC
This genomic interval from Oncorhynchus clarkii lewisi isolate Uvic-CL-2024 chromosome 18, UVic_Ocla_1.0, whole genome shotgun sequence contains the following:
- the LOC139373195 gene encoding glycerol-3-phosphate dehydrogenase [NAD(+)], cytoplasmic-like translates to MPAKKVCIVGSGNWGSAIAKIVGHNAKGSNRFDPIVNMWVFEEMIDGKKLTEIINTEHENVKYLPGHKLPKNVVAVPEITEAVKGASILIFVIPHQFIGRLCDQMKPHIAQGTIGISLIKGIDEGPEGLKLISDIIREKLEIEVSVLMGANIANEVADEKFCETTIGAKNEANGHIFKELLQTPNFRITVVQESDTVELCGALKNIVAVGAGFCDGLGFGDNTKAAVIRLGLMEMIAFTKLFCKGQVSSVTFLESCGVADLITTCYGGRNRKVAEAFAKTSKSIEELEAEMLNGQKLQGPQTSAEVFKILKKRDMISKFPLFASVYQICFEGKAVQEFITCLQSHPEHM